A part of Arachis hypogaea cultivar Tifrunner chromosome 12, arahy.Tifrunner.gnm2.J5K5, whole genome shotgun sequence genomic DNA contains:
- the LOC112727334 gene encoding zinc finger CCCH domain-containing protein 40, whose amino-acid sequence MAHRLLRDHEADGWERADFPIICESCLGDNPYVRMTRAEYDKECKICTRPFTVFRWRPGRDARYKKTEICQTCSKLKNVCQVCLLDLEYGLPVQVRDTALSIDSNDAIPKSDVNREYFAEEHDRKARAGIDYESSYGKARPNDTILKLQRTTPYYKRNRAHICSFYIRGECTRGAECPYRHEMPVTGELSQQNIKDRYYGVNDPVALKLLGKAGEMTSLEAPEDESIKTLYVGGLDARVTEQDLRDHFYAHGEIESIKMVLQRACAFVTYTTREGAEKAAEELSNKLVIKGLRLKLMWGRPQTAKPESDGSDQARQQAAVAHSGLLPRAVISQQQNQDLGQGMPYYNNPPPPQQERSYYPSMDPQRMGALIPSQEGPPGGPSGSGENKPSTEKPQMQQHYTHPMMPPPPPGQYHHQPPHQYYPPPYGYMPPVPPYQQYPPPYSSQMVPSQPPAANHPYHHHPMQPGSSQTGSGQVGSGSAPAEAGTSASGSQQQ is encoded by the exons ATGGCGCACCGCTTGCTGAGGGACCATGAAGCTGACGGGTGGGAGCGCGCAGACTTCCCTATCATCTGCGAGTCCTGCCTTGGCGACAACCCTTACGTTCGAATG ACAAGAGCTGAGTATGACAAGGAATGCAAGATTTGTACACGGCCATTTACTGTTTTCAGATGGAGACCTGGTCGGGATGCGAGGTATAAAAAGACTGAGATCTGCCAGACATGTAGTAAGTTGAAAAATGTCTGTCAAGTGTGTCTTCTGGATCTAGAATACGGGCTGCCAGTTCAAGTCCGTGACACAGCTCTCAGTATTGATTCCAATGATGCCATTCCAAAAAGTGATGTCAATAGGGAGTATTTTGCTGAAGAGCACGACCGCAAG GCTAGAGCTGGTATAGATTACGAATCTTCTTATGGTAAAGCACGCCCAAATGATACTATCTTGAAGCTACAAAGGACAACACCATATTACAAAAGAAACCGGGCACATATTTGCAGTTTCTACATAAGGGGTGAATGTACTAGAGGAGCTGAATGCCCTTATCGGCATGAGATGCCAGTAACTGGGGAGCTGTCTCAACAAAATATTAAAGATCGTTATTATGG TGTCAATGATCCTGTGGCTTTGAAGCTACTTGGCAAGGCTGGAGAGATGACGTCTCTGGAGGCTCCCGAGGATGAGAGCATCAAAACCCTTTATGTTGGTGGACTTGATGCTAGGGTCACTGAGCAGGACTTGCGGGATCACTTCTATGCGCATGGTGAAATTGAATCTATAAAAATGGTTCTTCAACGGGCTTGTGCTTTTGTAACCTATACAACCAGAGAAGGTGCAGAAAAGGCAGCCGAAGAACTATCCAACAAGCTGGTTATTAAAGGCCTAAGGCTAAAGCTGATGTGGGGCAGGCCTCAGACAGCAAAACCGGAGTCAGATGGCTCTGATCAAGCAAGGCAGCAAGCAGCTGTGGCTCACAGTGGGTTGTTGCCTCGTGCAGTTATATCGCAACAGCAGAACCAGGATCTAGGCCAAGGAATGCCTTACTATAACAATCCACCTCCTCCTCAGCAAGAAAGAAGCTATTACCCTTCAATGGATCCTCAAAGAATGGGTGCTCTTATTCCATCTCAAGAGGGTCCTCCTGGTGGACCTAGTGGATCAGGTGAGAACAAACCCAGTACGGAGAAGCCACAAATGCAACAACATTATACCCATCCAATGatgcctcctcctcctcctggCCAATATCATCATCAGCCTCCTCATCAGTATTATCCTCCTCCATATGGTTATATGCCACCAGTTCCCCCCTATCAGCAGTATCCACCACCATATAGTTCTCAAATGGTGCCATCTCAGCCACCAGCTGCAAATCATCCATATCACCATCATCCGATGCAGCCAGGTTCTTCACAAACAGGATCTGGACAGGTTGGCTCTGGATCTGCACCAGCTGAAGCTGGAACATCAGCATCAGGGTCACAGCAGCAGTGA